From the Callithrix jacchus isolate 240 chromosome 22, calJac240_pri, whole genome shotgun sequence genome, the window GATGGCGTCCTGCGCGGTGCGTAGACGCAGCGTGACGTCACACAAGGGAAACAGGACCAGAGACGCCAGGCGGCGGAGCTGCGGGCATCTGTGATCTTTACTGAGTTAGAAGGGAGATCCTGGGGAAgtggagcagggcaggagagggaggccAGTCAGATGATCTCGTCTCGGGAGGGAGAGGCTTCTCAGCAGAGATGGATCCCCGGCCTGGAGGGGAGCTGGCAGCAGGCTGCGGGGAGAGAGGGGAATGAGCTACTGAGAGAGGAGAGATGAGAGGCAGTGGTGAGAGAAAGGGACAGGCCAGGGCGGCGGTGGAGGAAGACCCCCAAGAAAGCAAGACAGAGCCCTGGGGgtggacagagacacacacacacacacacacacacatacacacacacagtaccaGACAGAGGCGGGCACAGAGACTCAAGAGAGGAGACACGGACAGAGATGGAGACATCTACAGTGCCAGGATTCAAAGTCGTGGAGAGAGAGGGTTAAGGAAATAAAGGTCGGAAGTAAAGGTCAACAAGGACAGAACCAGAACTGCAGAACTAGCCAGGGCCTGGGACCCCACCCTCTGCAGACACAGGAGCCCAGGGCTGGGGGAGCGGAGCCTGGCCGCACCCAGGAGGCTCCACCAGAAGGCCGTGACGGTGGCAGAGCCGGTGACCGCGCCTCGCTCTGCAGGGTTCTCTCTGCGGGTGTGCACAGCAAAGCTTCGGCCCGTGGGGCCCGGGGGTCCGCTCAGCTCCACGTCCACCACGTGCATGTCCGTGAGGCTGGGGCAAGCAGGGCGGTCAGTCTGGTTACCCTGGACTTGGCCCAACCCCCTGCTCAGCTCTGCTCACCTGAGATCAGCCACAAGCACCCCAATCACCCCATCGAAGCCCAGGCTGGGGGCAGCCAGGGCAGCGGCCGCCATGGTGTTGGAGTTTCGGGGGGCAAAGGGGCAGAGCCCACGGACAGGGCCTTCATAGAGCACAGTGCGATGCCCGGTGCTGTGGGCTGCAGCCAGGGGTCCCTCCAGCCGGAAGCCATCGGGGTGTGTGGCCATGGTGACACGCAGGCTCTGGAAGCAAGAGCCCGGGTCAGGGGGTGTAGGGTCTTGGCAGGCCCCCTCCGGTTCCTCGGGAGCCCAGCAGACCCGAACCTGGAGGCCCCCAGCTGCATCCAATCTCCTGATGTCCTCAGTGCCCCACAGAGCCCCTCGGGCCACAAACACGGCATGGTTCCAGTGGTTCGAGGCCTCCAAGAGCTGCCGCTCTGTGGTCTGGTCACCTAGGGCTGAGGGGGACCCCACCTGGGGTGCACGAAGGAGGGAGGGTTGAGGTCAGAGAAGGATCTCTACTTTAGGGTAGGGTAAGACTAAGACACAAGGGGAAGGGCTCTGCGTGAATGGTTGGGGCGGGGCTTACCAGGAGATTGGCATGGCGCAGGATTTGTGCCCCAGATTCATGGATTATTTTGGGATGGGCCACTTCCACAACCAGATCAGGGTGCCTGAGAGAGGGGAAAGAGGGCAGAGGGTCTTGGAGAGGTATTAGGCCTCTTCTCCCCAAGATTCTCTCTTAGTCTACTGAGGGTTGCCCTCTTCTCCCTGGCCTGGGAGGCAAAATGCGATGAATGGGCTCATCCGTTTCACATTTGCATGGACCAAGGTCCAGAGGTTCAGGGAGTCCCTGAGATCAATCACACAGCGGCTGAGGGGGACTGGACAGGAGCTTCAGGGAGCTCCACTCTCCCATGGCAAGGTCACTGACCTTTCCCCAAGGGCAGCAAGGTTCTGGAGCTGCAGGGAAGGGGGCACACTCCCTGCCATTTGTCCTGGGTCACGATTCCAGACGAAAACAAGTTCTAAGCCAAGTTCTGGTCCCTGAGCCAACAGTTGGGAGACGAGGGACTGTCctggggagagggaaaggagaggacTAGAGACTCAGAGAGAAGGGGACAGAGCCCCAGAGAGAGGGtcacagaggcccagagagaaagGAGGCGGGGACAGAGACTCAAAGAGAAGGGGACAGAGACCCGGCAGCGGGGGGGtaacagagactcagagagagggggacagagacccagagaggaggggacagagacctagagagagagagggagacagacccAATGAGAAGtggacagagacccagagggagaggaagggaggaaagagacccagagagagagagagaggcgggggggtggggaggggaagtggGGACCAGATACCTGGAGAGAGAGAGTAggtggggacagagacccagagatcGGGGAGATAGAGACAGAGGCAGGGGCAGAGACCCAGTGGGGTAGACAGAGGGCCAGAGAGAAGGGGacagatggagaaaaagacagagaccCAAGGTGGGGTGTGGTGGATAGACCCAGAGACACAGCCAGGGGCAGACAGAGACATAGAGAAGTTGTGTTTATGGAGGGCAGAGAGCCTTGGGAGCTTTAGGAAGGAGGCCCAAGATGGTCAGGGACTCACCGAGGCGGCCGTAGCCCACCACGCCCACCCTCCATGGGCCCCTGTCGGCCATGGCCCTGAGTGTGGTGGTCTGTGGCCTGAGCTCCCTGGACTGCTCACCGCCCCCCGCACGAGGCTGGGCTCCCTGGACTGCTCACCGCCCCCGCACGAGGCTGGGCAGCTGCTGCTCTTTGGACATCTGACCCTTGAGCCTCTGGGCTCagccctctcccttccctgcagACCCAGGGTGGGGGTGTGGGTCTGCTGGAGTGGAGGCAGGAATCCTTCTCTGCGCTCTGACCACTTTCCCGGGCCTGGCGCGGTGAGCATGGTGACTAGGGGTTCTGGGAGTCCTGCGTGCCCCTTCTCCGAAGCACACCCTCCTTGCTCTCTGCTGATGTGGAAAATTTCCTCTGCAGTCCCCTGCCCCCATCTCTGGCTGGCCAGGTTGTCATGGAAACTGCATCTTGCTTTGGGTGGGGAGAAGAGATGGTGACAGGGATCTGGGCTCTGTCTGTCCCCTTGTGCTCAGCTCCCCTTTTTGTCCTCAAGTGGCCAAGGTCTGAGGGAAGCTTCAGCCTTGCCGCACCCCCAGCCCTCTCGCAGGCAGCGGAAGCCCCGGTTGCGGCTTCTCCTCGAGGTGCCCTTGCCTCAGCAGGCCCAGCCTCCTTAGCCCTGCAGCACGGGTCCCCTTCCCAAAGCCTCCACCCCCGTCCGCAGCCTCCCTCGGTTCTGATCACCCTTCAGTTCACCTTGACTTGCCAcctttcactctgtcccccatcGTGCCACCAGCTGCCTTCCATGTGACATTCTCACTCCCACGtccatccctctctctccccagctcccatcAGCCCAGGAGAAGCCTGTGAGGCCTGGAGAAGCCAAGCGCCCCCACCGTGAGCCCCTGCCACTGTGCCTCGAGGGTGCCTGGCATCGGAAATGGCGCAGGCTGCGGCAGTGCAggctccctgcccccagccaccACCTGGTACCCGCTGCAGTGTTTCCATAGCAACCAGGACTGGCGCTGGAAGGAGgctggagagaaagagagcgTGAAAGGGAtcatggggtggggggtgggcacTGGGTGGCGAGAGCCCCAAGCTGACAAGCGGAGAGAGGAGACAGGCGCAGACAGAGAGGACCCAGGCCCCCGACGCGGCGCCCAGAGGCTGCCGCCGCTGATAAGGGAGGAATTGGCTTTCAGAGCCAGGAGCCCCGGGTGTGGGGAGATAAGATGGCTAGGTGTAGAAAGCCAGGaagggggcaggggctgggggcctcATGAGTGGAAGTCTCCACCATCCCCACCTTCCAACTCCTCCTGGGGCCTGAGTGTCCCGCAGTGCCCACAGCTGCCATGTACAGGGTACAGGTTGGGCCCCCGTGAGGGGAGAAAGGGGCTGAGCACAGGGCTGTGTGTCCCCAAGACCCCCTCAGCGTGGAAAGGCACAGTGTGGGTCTGGCACTCCCGCTGCCTCCCTCAGTGGTGTGAGATGGCAGCTCTGGccatccccagcctcctgaggctGCAACTCAGGCACTTCGACCCCCCCACAGGGACATTATCAACCtgtccccccacccacccaacaGCTGCCCACTGTGCCGGCAGCCCCCCACTCCACCCACCGTTTGCTCCCTGCCCTCTGAGGGCTCTGTCCCTTACTTTCTGGGCGGCACTGTGATGCCCCTGCCTCCCCAGGCCCACCTGATCCGTCCCTCCATCCTCCCACTAAACAAGCCATAAATACAGCCCCTGTGCCCCAGAGGCCacagccccagcctccctccccttcaccacCCCCTCCTCCAGAGCCCTGAGGGGGTCCGCAATGGAGACACATGCTCTGGATTAGGCCCTGTCATGAGCTGAACTGTCACCCCGAAAGGCAAGTGcagaaatcctgacctcagaacAGGACCTTATTTGGCAATTTGAGTTTTTGCTAAGGATGGAGCGGAGGTTATACTGAAGGTGTGGGCGCCTGGTCCAGTCTGATCTCTGTCCTTTACTAAAAGGGGAAGTTAGGGAGGCAGTGgtggcctgtaatgccagcacttcgggaggccaaggcaagtggatcacttgaggtcaggagtttgagaccagcctggccaacatggcgaaaccctgtctctactaaaaatacaaaaattagccaggcatggtggtgggcacctgtaatcccagctacttgggaggctgaggcagaagattcacttgaacctgggaggcagaagttgtagtgagccgagatcgtattGCTGCACTAGCCTgcgccacagagcaagactgtctcaaaaaaaaacaaaacaacaaaaaaacaaaaaaaaaaccagggggAGTTGGACACAGTCGCATACAGAGAGGGAAGAGCTGGAAGGCTACAAGGACAGGCCTGGAAAACTGGGGTGATGTGATTCAGCCACCAGCCGGGACAGCCTGGGGCCACCAGCAgctctcccccaccccaaccaGAGGCCCGAAGGTTTCAGAGAGAGCGTGGCCCTCCTGGCCCCTGGAtcccttccagcctccaggactgtgggaTGGCAGATTTCCTTTGTTCTAAGCCCCTGCCTTAGATTTGGCTGTGGTGTGGCAGTGCTAGGGGTGAGGGGAAGGAATCAGGCCGTCCCTGGGGTCTCCAGGGTGAAGCCTTAGGGGCCTAAGACCACCAGGAGGTGCCCCGCATCCACCCTCTAGCGGGTCCTCGGGTGCATCTCCAGCcgctcccccgcccccacccacaTTCACTTTGCTTTCTCTCCTCGGTGCTTTCATgaccaaaaaaaatatttttttactttttccatgtttttttttttttttttaaagtaattacagAGCAGGTAGTCGTTGACGCAAACCTCCCTTCAGTATCAAAAATGTCTGTGGGGCAGGtggggctggggcgggtggaggctgccacccccaccccgccgACGACAGGGACTGCCGGCCAGGAGGGACGGGCCAGGGTGCAGGAGCTCTGGCGACACGTCCGTCCGTCTCTTCAGTTTCGAAGGGCggaggagtgggagggagggacgggCGTCAAACTGCAAAAACTGAACCTTAAAAGGAGGGTGTCTGGGGCTGAGGGGAAAGGGCACCCCTGGAAAAATCTCCTCTCTCCCCTGGAAGGCGGCGGGCTGGGAACAGTCGGGAGAGCGAGGACGAAGTGAGGAGAACTCGGGCCACTTCTGGATCCCATGTCCCCTCCCGTCACCAGGGATCAGTGGGGGTGAGGTGAGGACCCCTGGAGACTCCGCTTCTGGAGCCCCACCCTGTCCTCACTGGGGGTCTGCGCCCCAGATGGGGCAGGAAGCCACCTCTCCCAATTCCCTGCGTGGTCCCAGAAGGTGGGCTGGGCTGTGGGAAGGAGGGGTCCCGGTGGGGCTGGGACCAGGGTGGGGGGGCTCCGCGCCCCTCGCCCACGGCCCCGCAGCCTCAGATCTGCGTCTCTTGCACGTTCTCCTTGGAGCCGCTCTTGAAGAGCAGAGGTTCGTGGATGGAGTTGAGGCCGGGCGGGCCCTTCCCCCCGCAGCCCCCGCCGCTGGGGTTGCTGCTGTAGTGCGCCTTGAAGGCGGCAGCCACATAGTGGTGGTGGTTGAGGTGGTCTCGCTCCAGGGCgggcagggccaggtggctgTCCCCGCCCACGCCACCCCCACCAGCCACGGCGGCCGCAGCGGCCACGGACACAGCCGAGGCGGCGGGCAGCTCGTCCTCCACGTTGATGATCTCCACGGTGCGCGTGGGCCCGTGGTGCTTGTGGAGCTGGTGCTGCTTGCGCAGCTTGTAGAAGGCCACGAGCATCACCGCGGCCATGAATGTGATGGCCACGAAGCAGCCGATGATGATCTTGGTGGTCTTCATGACGTCGTCCAGGTCCTTGAGGGCGTTCTCCGTCACATCTGTGATGGGCACCGTGAACGCCTTCTCCGTGGGCCGCGAGGAGCGCGGGGCCGGTGCCGTGGTGGACGACGAGGCCGGGCCCGCCACGTCCCCGGGCCGGCCCCCACCCCAGACACCGTCTGTCGTGGGCCCCGGCGGTTCCTTCTCGGTTCCCCGCGGCTGCAGGGCCTCCTCTCCGGGCTGCGTCTCCAGGGTCTCCACGGTCACCGTGGTGAAGTAGGTGTAGCCGCCACTGCCCCctccaacaccaccaccacccccagggcCGCCCCCGCCGGTGCCCCCGGCCGCCATGGGGTCCACGGCCGAGACGTTGAGCGTGGCCGAGGCGGTGGTGTTGCCGGCTGAGTTCGTCACCATGCACGTGTACTGGCCCGTGTCCTGCACGGTGACGTTGGTAAAATTGAGAGTGCCGTCATGCAGGACGGAGATGCGCACGCGGTAGGAGCCGTGGGTCATGAGGGTGCCATTGGGCGTCAGCCAGTTGACCGAGGTCATGGAGGTGCCCGTGCGGCATTTGAGCTCGGCGGCCATGCCCTCGGTGACGTTGAGGTCCGTGGGTGGCTCCACGATGACAGGCGCGTAGCAGGTGAAGTGCGACTGGTCCAGCTCCCCGATGTAGCGGCCCTTGAGGCCAGCGGGTGCGTGGCAGCGTGCACAGCACGTGGTATTGCTGGGCACCGTCTCCTTGAGCCACCAGCTCAGCCAGAGCACGTCGCAGTTGCAGTGCCAGGGGTTGTGGTTGAGGTGCACGCGCTCGAGGCGGTGCAGGGGCGTGAAGAGGTCGTGGGGCAGCGACATTAGGTTGTTGTGGGACAGGTTGAGCTCCTCCAGCGACTTGAGGTCGTCGAAGGCGTTGCGCTCTATGGTGGCCACCTGGGCGTGCATAAGCCACAGCTTTCGCAGACTGGTGAGACCCTGGAAGGAGCCTGGGCGGATCAGGTCCAGCCGGTTGCCCGACAGCTCCAGCTCCTCCAGGCGCACCAGGGCCGTCAGGTTGGGAATGTCCTTGAGGTTGCACATGCCCAGGTTGAGGTAGCGCAGGTTGACCAGCCCCTCGAAGGCCGCCTCAGAGATGTACTCCAGACGCTTGAGCTCGCCCAGGTCCAGGCGCCGCAGTGAGGGCACGCGGTTGAAGGCGTAAGAGGGGATGCTCTCGATGGGGTTGTTGCGTAGCCAGAGCTCCCGCAGCTTGGACAGGTACTCAAAGGCCTGCGTGGGCACCGTGGTCAGCCGGTTGTCAAACAGCTCCAGCGTGTTGAGGCTGGGCAGCCCGTTGAAGGCGCCCACCTCGATCTTGCGCACCAGGTTCTTGCTCAGCTGCAGAATCTCCAGGTGCCGCAGGTGCTTGAACGTGTCCGTCCGGATCACCTGGGGAGAGGGAGACACAGATCAGTCACGGAGACACTGACGGTGGCCGTAGGGGGATCACCAAGGTCCCAGGCACAGGTGGGGTCAGGTGGCTGGATCTCCTGTGCTGTGTTGGTGGGAGCAGGAGACGGTGTGACCACATTGCAACATGGTTTGATGAGTTTCTTATAAAGCGAAAGCTGGAgtcaaggctgggcgtggtggctcacgcctgtgatcccagcactttgggaggccgaggcaggtggatcacctgaggtcaggagttcaataccaggctgaccaatatggtgaaaccctgtctctactaaaaacataaaaatgagccaggtgtggtggcgcatgcctgtaatactggAGGCTGTAGTTAACCGAGATagtgtcacttcactccagcctgggcaacagagcaagactgtgtaaaaacaaacaaaaaaactggattCAAGAATTTTGGGGGACTGGGTAcgggggtggctcatgcctgtagtcccctcccactttgcaaggctgaggtgagtagatcaccggagcccaggaaatcaagatcagcctgggtaacatagcataGACcttatctacacacacacacacacatgcacaaattagccaggtgcagtgacacgtgcctgctgtcccagctactagggaggctgaggtgggaggactgcggGAGCCTGgaaagtgaaggctgcagtgagcccggatcatgccactgcactccagcctgggtggtcaatgaagtaaaactctgtcttaaaaaaagaaaaaacaagggaAAGAGATAGTCTCttataaagcaaaaactgaattcaaggccaggtgcggtgtctcacgcctgtaatcccagcactttgggaggccaaggcggatagatcatgaggtcaggagtttgagaccatcctggccaacatgatgaaaccctgttcgtactaaaaatacaaaaattagcctggtgtggtggcggatgcctgtagtcccagccgcttgggaggctgaggcaggagaattgcttgaactgaagaggtggaggttgcagtgagccgagactgcggcactgcactccagcctgggcgacagagcaagaccccgatctcaaataaataaataaataaatgaaaactagaTTCAACAATTTTGGggtggccaagcgtggtggtttacacctgtaaggccagcactttgggaggccgaggcgggcggatcatgaggtcaggagtcggagaccatcctggccaacatggtgaaaccctgtctgtactaaaaatacaaaaattagccaggcgtggtggtgtgtgcctgtagtctcagctactcaggaggctgaggcaggagaatcacttgaacccaggaggcggacgttgcagtgagctaacattgtgacactgcactccagtctgggtgacagaatgagactctgtctcaaaagaaaaaaaagaaaagaaaagaaaagaattttaggggccaggcacggtggctcatgtctgtaatcccagtactttgagagagcgaggtgagaggatcacttgagcccaggagcttgaggccagtctgggcgacattgtgagaccttgtctctacaaaaaataatttaaaaagaaatataaaaacaataattttgggattgagggggaaaaaatcttgaaagaaaaagttaaaactgGAGTTGCTGTCTGACCCGGCTCTTCCATTCCTGGATATTTCCTCAAGAGAATGAAGGCAGATGTCCATGCAACAGCTTCCACGTGGGTGTTCCACAGCAGTTCTCCCTTGGGACTGCCTAAGCTGGAGACGGCCCAAATGCTCATGAGCAGGTGAATGGGCAAACACTGCCAGAGGTGGCCGCGCAATGGACGCTGCGCCTCAGCCACTAAAGGGACCTGGCTACTGATGACCCCCTGGATGAATCTCTTGGGGGTTAATCTGAGCAAAGAAGCCGAACACCAAGGAGCAGGTGCCGTGGATCCGTCCACACCGTACTCTGGTGTTCTAAGTGGACATCTCtgagtgtgtgggtgggtggtgCGTCTGGGGCAGATGGGGA encodes:
- the ASPDH gene encoding aspartate dehydrogenase domain-containing protein isoform X1 — encoded protein: MADRGPWRVGVVGYGRLGQSLVSQLLAQGPELGLELVFVWNRDPGQMAGSVPPSLQLQNLAALGERHPDLVVEVAHPKIIHESGAQILRHANLLVGSPSALGDQTTERQLLEASNHWNHAVFVARGALWGTEDIRRLDAAGGLQVRVCWAPEEPEGACQDPTPPDPGSCFQSLRVTMATHPDGFRLEGPLAAAHSTGHRTVLYEGPVRGLCPFAPRNSNTMAAAALAAPSLGFDGVIGVLVADLSLTDMHVVDVELSGPPGPTGRSFAVHTRRENPAERGAVTGSATVTAFWWSLLGAARLRSPSPGLLCLQRPAASSPPGRGSISAEKPLPPETRSSDWPPSPALLHFPRISLLTQ
- the ASPDH gene encoding aspartate dehydrogenase domain-containing protein isoform X2, translating into MADRGPWRVGVVGYGRLGQSLVSQLLAQGPELGLELVFVWNRDPGQMAGSVPPSLQLQNLAALGERHPDLVVEVAHPKIIHESGAQILRHANLLVGSPSALGDQTTERQLLEASNHWNHAVFVARGALWGTEDIRRLDAAGGLQSLRVTMATHPDGFRLEGPLAAAHSTGHRTVLYEGPVRGLCPFAPRNSNTMAAAALAAPSLGFDGVIGVLVADLSLTDMHVVDVELSGPPGPTGRSFAVHTRRENPAERGAVTGSATVTAFWWSLLGAARLRSPSPGLLCLQRPAASSPPGRGSISAEKPLPPETRSSDWPPSPALLHFPRISLLTQ
- the ASPDH gene encoding aspartate dehydrogenase domain-containing protein isoform X4; its protein translation is MGDRVKGGKSRHPDLVVEVAHPKIIHESGAQILRHANLLVGSPSALGDQTTERQLLEASNHWNHAVFVARGALWGTEDIRRLDAAGGLQVRVCWAPEEPEGACQDPTPPDPGSCFQSLRVTMATHPDGFRLEGPLAAAHSTGHRTVLYEGPVRGLCPFAPRNSNTMAAAALAAPSLGFDGVIGVLVADLSLTDMHVVDVELSGPPGPTGRSFAVHTRRENPAERGAVTGSATVTAFWWSLLGAARLRSPSPGLLCLQRPAASSPPGRGSISAEKPLPPETRSSDWPPSPALLHFPRISLLTQ
- the ASPDH gene encoding aspartate dehydrogenase domain-containing protein isoform X5; protein product: MADRGPWRVGVVGYGRLGQSLVSQLLAQGPELGLELVFVWNRDPGQMAGSVPPSLQLQNLAALGERHPDLVVEVAHPKIIHESGAQILRHANLLVGSPSALGDQTTERQLLEASNHWNHAVFVARGALWGTEDIRRLDAAGGLQSLRVTMATHPDGFRLEGPLAAAHSTGHRTVLYEGPVRGLCPFAPRNSNTMAAAALAAPSLGFDGVIGVLVADLSLTDMHVVDVELSGPPGPTGRSFAVHTRRENPAERGAVTGSATVTAFWWSLLACCQLPSRPGIHLC
- the ASPDH gene encoding aspartate dehydrogenase domain-containing protein isoform X3, whose product is MADRGPWRVGVVGYGRLGQSLVSQLLAQGPELGLELVFVWNRDPGQMAGSVPPSLQLQNLAALGERHPDLVVEVAHPKIIHESGAQILRHANLLVGSPSALGDQTTERQLLEASNHWNHAVFVARGALWGTEDIRRLDAAGGLQVRVCWAPEEPEGACQDPTPPDPGSCFQSLRVTMATHPDGFRLEGPLAAAHSTGHRTVLYEGPVRGLCPFAPRNSNTMAAAALAAPSLGFDGVIGVLVADLSLTDMHVVDVELSGPPGPTGRSFAVHTRRENPAERGAVTGSATVTAFWWSLLACCQLPSRPGIHLC
- the ASPDH gene encoding aspartate dehydrogenase domain-containing protein isoform X6, with product MGDRVKGGKSRHPDLVVEVAHPKIIHESGAQILRHANLLVGSPSALGDQTTERQLLEASNHWNHAVFVARGALWGTEDIRRLDAAGGLQVRVCWAPEEPEGACQDPTPPDPGSCFQSLRVTMATHPDGFRLEGPLAAAHSTGHRTVLYEGPVRGLCPFAPRNSNTMAAAALAAPSLGFDGVIGVLVADLSLTDMHVVDVELSGPPGPTGRSFAVHTRRENPAERGAVTGSATVTAFWWSLLACCQLPSRPGIHLC
- the LRRC4B gene encoding leucine-rich repeat-containing protein 4B — its product is MARARGSPCPPLPPGRMSWPHRALLFLWLFSPPLGAGGGGVAVTSAAAGGSPPATSCPEACSCSNQASRVICTRRELAEVPASIPVNTRYLNLQENGIQVIRTDTFKHLRHLEILQLSKNLVRKIEVGAFNGLPSLNTLELFDNRLTTVPTQAFEYLSKLRELWLRNNPIESIPSYAFNRVPSLRRLDLGELKRLEYISEAAFEGLVNLRYLNLGMCNLKDIPNLTALVRLEELELSGNRLDLIRPGSFQGLTSLRKLWLMHAQVATIERNAFDDLKSLEELNLSHNNLMSLPHDLFTPLHRLERVHLNHNPWHCNCDVLWLSWWLKETVPSNTTCCARCHAPAGLKGRYIGELDQSHFTCYAPVIVEPPTDLNVTEGMAAELKCRTGTSMTSVNWLTPNGTLMTHGSYRVRISVLHDGTLNFTNVTVQDTGQYTCMVTNSAGNTTASATLNVSAVDPMAAGGTGGGGPGGGGGVGGGSGGYTYFTTVTVETLETQPGEEALQPRGTEKEPPGPTTDGVWGGGRPGDVAGPASSSTTAPAPRSSRPTEKAFTVPITDVTENALKDLDDVMKTTKIIIGCFVAITFMAAVMLVAFYKLRKQHQLHKHHGPTRTVEIINVEDELPAASAVSVAAAAAVAGGGGVGGDSHLALPALERDHLNHHHYVAAAFKAHYSSNPSGGGCGGKGPPGLNSIHEPLLFKSGSKENVQETQI